From a region of the Zonotrichia albicollis isolate bZonAlb1 chromosome 5, bZonAlb1.hap1, whole genome shotgun sequence genome:
- the GABRA4 gene encoding gamma-aminobutyric acid receptor subunit alpha-4 isoform X2 — MEYTMDVFFRQTWVDKRLKYDGPIEILRLNNLMVSKVWTPDTFFRNGKKSVAHNMTAPNKLFRIMRNGTILYTMRLTISAECPMRLVDFPMDGHACPLKFGSYAYPKSEMIYTWTKGPEKSVEVPEESSSLVQYDLLGHTVSSETIKSITGEYIVMTVYFHLRRKMGYFMIQTYIPCIMTVILSQVSFWINKESVPARTVFGITTVLTMTTLSISARHSLPKVSYATAMDWFIAVCFAFVFSALIEFAAVNYFTNIQMERAKRKTVKSLLEFPVAPVQRKRSTEETFTSTDANSNVRKRTNATVQSEADGGSRIDTRHSSVQPPSVAQGSSDITPHSLSASSPNPFTRINASETLSSARATPPAPPSTPILTGFVSQHATAGSPSIQHLLGSRLEQIQTTTPNTLGASAKPSAVTPPPPPASHSGTSKIDKYARILFPVTFGAFNMVYWVVYLSKDTMEKSESLM; from the exons GAATATACAATGGATGTCTTCTTTCGTCAGACATGGGTAGATAAAAGATTAAAATATGATGGCCCTATTGAAATTTTAAGACTTAACAACTTGATGGTTTCGAAGGTATGGACTCCTGATACTTTCTTCAGGAATGGGAAAAAGTCTGTTGCACATAATATGACAGCCCCAAATAAACTCTTCAGAATAATGAGAAATGGCACCATCCTGTACACAATGAG GCTTACAATAAGTGCAGAGTGTCCCATGAGATTAGTGGATTTTCCCATGGATGGTCATGCTTGTCCTCTCAAATTTGGGAGTT ATGCTTATCCAAAGAGTGAAATGATTTATACCTGGACAAAAGGACCTGAGAAGTCAGTGGAAGTTCCTGAGGAGTCTTCCAGTTTAGTTCAGTATGACCTGCTTGGGCATACGGTATCCTCTGAAACTATAAAATCTATTACAG gtgaATATATTGTTATGACAGTTTATTTCCATCTCAGACGGAAAATGGGTTATTTTATGATTCAGACCTACATCCCATGCATTATGACCGTGATCCTCTCTCAAGTTTCATTTTGGATAAATAAGGAATCAGTACCTGCCAGAACTGTATTTg gaaTAACCACAGTGTTGACGATGACGACGCTAAGCATCAGTGCAAGACATTCACTGCCAAAAGTATCCTATGCTACTGCCATGGACTGGTTCATAGCGGTTTGCTTTGCCTTTGTGTTCTCTGCTCTGATTGAGTTTGCTGCTGTCAACTATTTCACTAACATTCAAATGGAAAGAGCCAAAAGGAAGACGGTCAAGTCCCTTCTTGAATTTCCAGTTGCTCCGGTACAAAGGAAAAGAAGTACAGAAGAGACATTCACG AGTACAGATGCCAATTCAAATGTGAGGAAAAGAACAAATGCCACAGTACAGTCTGAAGCTGATGGTGGGAGCCGAATTGACAcaaggcacagctctgtccagcctcccTCTGTAGCTCAGGGGTCTTCTGACATTACCCCCCACTCCCTTTCTGCATCGAGTCCCAACCCTTTCACACGAATCAACGCATCGGAGACATTATCCTCTGCAAGAGCtacccctccagctcctccttctaCCCCAATTTTGACTGGATTTGTATCCCAGCATGCCACAGCTGGATCCCCTTCCATTCAGCACTTGCTTGGATCTAGACTGGAGCAGATTCAGACCACCACACCTAATACATTAGGAGCATCTGCAAAGCCATCTGCTGTCACACCACCTCCTCCCCCCGCCTCCCACTCTGGCACGAGTAAGATAGACAAATATGCACGCATTTTATTTCCTGTTACCTTTGGAGCATTTAACATGGTCTACTGGGTGGTGTATCTATCCAAGGATACCAtggaaaaatcagaaagtctaATGTAG